CATACTGGATGCAGACGTCACCACTTCTGATGCAAAAACCAGGGTCAGTGAATCAAAGGGAACATAATCAAGAAATTTTTGTAATTCAGGGCATTGTTGTGCCATATCGGAAGAGAGTGTCCGCCTGGTGGCTTGCGATATCAGCGTCACTCGTGCAGGAAACTGGCAATAAGCAAGACGGAGATCTTCATTCATTAACGCCAGTGTTTTATCCAACTCAGCCTTTGCCGAGAAGCGGCCAGACTCAGCAGAAAGTAAAAACTGTGGGTCCTCTATCTGAGGCATACCATTGTCATCTAGATGAAGTAACAGATGCCACTGTTTTGAATCAGCGAGACGCTCCAATGGTAATTTGGTATAGGCAACAGCCTGAGCAGTAAATAAAAAAAAAGCTGTTATAAAACAGCTTAATATTTGTTTCATACTTGAACTACAACTTAGTTATCACACTGAATTTCTACGTTTTCTTCATAGTCCCACATTTTACCTGTTGAGGAATCTGTGGTTGAACCAAACACGCCACCGATAAGGATGTTACCGAAAAATGAAGGAGTGACCGATTTCTGGACTGGTGTTTCAGAAGCACAACCCGCAGCAGTTGTTTTAATCACCTTGTCCTGACCGTCTCTCAATACCTGAACGGTACCAGGCGTGTTAGATTGACTACCATCAGCAGTCACTTCAACAACTTTACCTGTGTTTGTTGTTACTTGAATAGTTTGCATATCAGAAGTCATAACGCTTGCGCAGCCAGACAACATTACTAGTGCAGCAGCAGGGATAATTGAGTATTTCATTTCTATTTATCTTTATATTAAAAAATTACCAAAATTCTACACACAACCACAAACCTGTCAATAAAAATGTTCATTATACATTCAGGCAGTATGAATAATCGAACAAACATCAACCCCCCTTTGTT
The Pseudoalteromonas viridis DNA segment above includes these coding regions:
- a CDS encoding adenosine deaminase; translated protein: MKYSIIPAAALVMLSGCASVMTSDMQTIQVTTNTGKVVEVTADGSQSNTPGTVQVLRDGQDKVIKTTAAGCASETPVQKSVTPSFFGNILIGGVFGSTTDSSTGKMWDYEENVEIQCDN